From Primulina tabacum isolate GXHZ01 chromosome 2, ASM2559414v2, whole genome shotgun sequence, one genomic window encodes:
- the LOC142532049 gene encoding transcription factor SRM1-like isoform X3, whose product MANTKGCGFDVEVSAWIWEEDKKFEMGLVNYPEGCPNRWEKVAAKVGTKSAAEVESHYVVLLDDVAAIEAGSIEEPAYADKDQPKCPSPEKKQIGVQRKAARPWTEDEHRLFLHGLEKYGKGDWKSISRYVVLTRNPTQVASHAQKYFERQEKEDQTKKRKSIFDDSNADSSVLISKLVFASPEEKAMTTPKVNNDEKGRFGRRGDRKYGE is encoded by the exons ATGGCTAATACGAAAGGGTGCGGTTTTGATGTGGAGGTATCGGCGTGGATTTGGGAAGAagacaagaaatttgaaatggGTTTGGTTAATTATCCGGAAGGTTGCCCGAATCGATGGGAGAAAGTCGCGGCGAAGGTTGGAACAAAATCGGCGGCGGAGGTTGAAAGTCACTACGTCGTGTTGTTGGATGATGTGGCGGCGATCGAGGCTGGGTCGATTGAGGAGCCAGCTTATGCAGATAAGGATCAGCCAAAATGCCCTAGCCCGGAGAAGAAGCAAATCGGGGTGCAGAGAAAAGCTGCAAGACCGTGGACTGAAGACGAACATAG GCTATTTCTACATGGATTAGagaaatatggaaagggagaTTGGAAGAGCATTTCAAGATACGTCGTGCTAACAAGGAATCCGACCCAAGTCGCGAGTCATGCTCAAAAATATTTCGAGCGTCAAGAAAAGGAAGATCAAACCAAGAAAAGGAAAAGTATTTTTGACGACTCCAATGCTGATAGCAGTGTCTTGATTTCGAAG CTCGTGTTTGCAAGCCCGGAAGAAAAAGCCATGACTACACCCAAAGTAAATAATGACGAAAAAGGTCGTTTTGGAAGGAGGGGCGACCGGAAGTATGGGGAGTGA
- the LOC142532049 gene encoding transcription factor SRM1-like isoform X1: protein MANTKGCGFDVEVSAWIWEEDKKFEMGLVNYPEGCPNRWEKVAAKVGTKSAAEVESHYVVLLDDVAAIEAGSIEEPAYADKDQPKCPSPEKKQIGVQRKAARPWTEDEHRLFLHGLEKYGKGDWKSISRYVVLTRNPTQVASHAQKYFERQEKEDQTKKRKSIFDDSNADSSVLISKELEFWFGSRLLTFRLLIHSYLDIPQRTDTAPQTHTSWIRTKNQIPSQ, encoded by the exons ATGGCTAATACGAAAGGGTGCGGTTTTGATGTGGAGGTATCGGCGTGGATTTGGGAAGAagacaagaaatttgaaatggGTTTGGTTAATTATCCGGAAGGTTGCCCGAATCGATGGGAGAAAGTCGCGGCGAAGGTTGGAACAAAATCGGCGGCGGAGGTTGAAAGTCACTACGTCGTGTTGTTGGATGATGTGGCGGCGATCGAGGCTGGGTCGATTGAGGAGCCAGCTTATGCAGATAAGGATCAGCCAAAATGCCCTAGCCCGGAGAAGAAGCAAATCGGGGTGCAGAGAAAAGCTGCAAGACCGTGGACTGAAGACGAACATAG GCTATTTCTACATGGATTAGagaaatatggaaagggagaTTGGAAGAGCATTTCAAGATACGTCGTGCTAACAAGGAATCCGACCCAAGTCGCGAGTCATGCTCAAAAATATTTCGAGCGTCAAGAAAAGGAAGATCAAACCAAGAAAAGGAAAAGTATTTTTGACGACTCCAATGCTGATAGCAGTGTCTTGATTTCGAAG GAACTCGAGTTTTGGTTTGGAAGCAGATTACTCACTTTCCGACTCTTGATTCATTCATACTTAGACATTCCACAGAGAACTGATACTGCCCCACAAACACACACATCCTGGATCAGAACCAAAAACCAGATACCCTCCCAGTAA
- the LOC142532049 gene encoding transcription factor SRM1-like isoform X2: MANTKGCGFDVEVSAWIWEEDKKFEMGLVNYPEGCPNRWEKVAAKVGTKSAAEVESHYVVLLDDVAAIEAGSIEEPAYADKDQPKCPSPEKKQIGVQRKAARPWTEDEHRLFLHGLEKYGKGDWKSISRYVVLTRNPTQVASHAQKYFERQEKEDQTKKRKSIFDDSNADSSVLISKNFAVLPFKYRQCPESPLRFHRSSLLRNSSFGLEADYSLSDS, encoded by the exons ATGGCTAATACGAAAGGGTGCGGTTTTGATGTGGAGGTATCGGCGTGGATTTGGGAAGAagacaagaaatttgaaatggGTTTGGTTAATTATCCGGAAGGTTGCCCGAATCGATGGGAGAAAGTCGCGGCGAAGGTTGGAACAAAATCGGCGGCGGAGGTTGAAAGTCACTACGTCGTGTTGTTGGATGATGTGGCGGCGATCGAGGCTGGGTCGATTGAGGAGCCAGCTTATGCAGATAAGGATCAGCCAAAATGCCCTAGCCCGGAGAAGAAGCAAATCGGGGTGCAGAGAAAAGCTGCAAGACCGTGGACTGAAGACGAACATAG GCTATTTCTACATGGATTAGagaaatatggaaagggagaTTGGAAGAGCATTTCAAGATACGTCGTGCTAACAAGGAATCCGACCCAAGTCGCGAGTCATGCTCAAAAATATTTCGAGCGTCAAGAAAAGGAAGATCAAACCAAGAAAAGGAAAAGTATTTTTGACGACTCCAATGCTGATAGCAGTGTCTTGATTTCGAAG AATTTTGCAGTCCTACCCTTCAAATATCGTCAGTGCCCTGAGTCTCCTCTTCGTTTTCATCGCTCTTCTCTTTTAAGGAACTCGAGTTTTGGTTTGGAAGCAGATTACTCACTTTCCGACTCTTGA